The Limnospira fusiformis SAG 85.79 genomic interval AAACAGTTCTTTAGAAAGCAATTGGCTAACTTTGGAAAAGCCGGTACGGAATCCTCTAATCGGTGATTTGCGATATTTTCGGTTTGTATGGTCTGCACCGCAACTCGGACAAATAGAGGGTAATGCACTTATTGCTGCCTGTTTGTCTGGTAAGGCTTTTCGCAGGTGAAAGACATAACCCTGAATCCATTCTTCAGGTGTATCGGAGTCCGGTTCTCCAAGAAGCACTCGACCGCTGCGAGTATCCAGAGATGCTTGGTCCCAGGAAGCTTCTTCTTTCTGTTTACTGCCACTTTGTTTTGATGGCTGCTTCCATGACTGGTAGGGGTCGAAAGGAAAGTCACCTTTCCCAACTCCCATTCAAAACCGTGCTTGATACTTTCACATCACACGGCTCCTGATGTGGATACCCTATTTTGTCAGTAGGAACAGGGTTACTACCCCCTGCTTTATGACTTCAACTTTAGGAGCTATATACACCACGTAGTCTTTAAACTCGCTCACGGTCGTAAGCACTCTTACATCATCGCAGTCTCTATATCCACACCGTGACTAGTGGGCATATCCCAACCATTACAGTTAGGCATTAGCTTTCAGTCACATCCTTTCCCCTTATGGGCATACGCTTACACTTTTCACTACTCCAGTGAGTAATATTGCTCACTTTCTTATATGGAGAGCCTAACAGGGGTTTCAACGTTCCGTATATATGGGCATTCCATCTTTAGATTTGTCCTATCCACCGGGGTACTTTTAAAGGTCTGTGAAGATGGCTAGTCAAGTCCTCTTCTTTTCCCCTTGTTCTTTTGAACGCAGCGTGTCAACCTATTTCGCTACCTCGATATTACGATGGTTCAAGCCAGACATTCGGTTTCCCTAATCATGGATGGTTGGCAGTGGTCGGATTTTGGGAATGGGTTTTCCCTCACGCCTTCCGTTCCCCGCTTCAATCCCAGATTTGTGATTTCTGAAACTGGGGGTGGCTATCGCCTTTACTCTTTCCCATAATCACCCCAAGTGGGTTGAAATACTCCTCCTAAGTATACTTGGACGGTATTTTGTGATTTCTTAAAATGGGATTGACCTTGAGTTCCCTGCCTTGCTTAGTGCAACAACTCACTAAACGTCGGGACATATATACAGTTAAGGGGTTAGACTGGTTGAAGGTCTAATTTTCCCTCTAGGAGGTTATTTCAGGCATTGCAGCCTTATTTCACTCCTAAACGTCTCGCACTAACATCTTTATCGATATCTCTTGAAGGCCAAAAAACTGCATATTCTGGGTAGGTTCGGCGCTCCACAAGCTTGGCTGCTTGGCGGTCTGGGATGCCTTCGATATCTGGTTCTGTTGGTAAAAGTTCCCAACCCTCATTATTTGGTAAAGTCAAACGATTTCCACCCAAGAATACAGTGCCACATTGTTCGCATCGGAGTAGCTCTAAGACTCGATATCGATCGCAGAGAATGGGTGGATTTTCGACATAAAGTCTGCCAATCGGTCGATTTTCGCTGCATTCATTTTCATGACAATCATAATTTGGCTTAACGCAAGCCCACAATCCCTCGATATTTCTGAAAAACCAGTGCAGTCTGAAAGATGGCAAAGATATTGAGCCATTATATAGACCTCGCGCCATCAGCAAACCTCTTGCCGCTTGTCGCCGCATCTGTGGGTCTAAATGGTTGCCGAAAATACCTTGAGCAAAGCAATCTATAGAAACAGCGCGGGTTTGTTCTGACTTGGTGCAGCCATGAAGCATTCTCGCTCGGACAGAGGTACTCTCAGATTCTATAATTGAGCGGCACTGTTCGTATTCAGGGAATTGACGTATTTCTTCTTCAATAGTGTTATCTATATTGTTGCTCTTGGAAGATTCAGCTAAAGCGATAAAAGGTTCGGGACAAAGAAGATAGTCCCCTTCGATGGTTGGAATTTCTTCCAGACTTCCGGGGATGATTTGTTCGGAATGCCATTCAGTGCCAAAAAATTGCGATAGGAATTCTAAACTTTCTGGATCGTTGGGTTCCAGAGAGGCGCTAGAAGCTAAAATTCTCAGTTTGGGGTGTCCGGGATGAAGTCCTAAGCGTTGTAGCAGCAAACGCAGCAAATAGGCAACTTCCGTCCCAGACGTTCCCCGGTAAAGGTGCAACTCATCAACGATTAAATGAAAAACGCTGTCATCCTTTTTTAACCATTCTTTAGTTTTCTCGAATATATCTTTATCTACATCCCGCATCAGCATGATACTGAGCATACTGTAGTTGGTAATCAGGATGTCAGGCGGCTCGTCTTGCATATCCCAACGGCAGCGCATTTCTGCCCCATCTAATCGAGGAAAAAAGAAGCGAACTTCACCGTTGCCCGTTTCGCGATCGTGTTCATCTGCAGCCTTCGCAGATAACTCGAGCTGCTTCATTTCATCTACCAGCTTGTCGATTTTGTCTTTGTTTGGGTTGCCCTTTTCCTTGAGTTCATGTCCCGGTACTGGCGTAACGCCGTTGTATCTGCCAAAGTAAATCCGATTGCCATTTCTATGTTGTTTGAGCCATTCTCTAGCCGATTCGGAATCGAGGGCGCGGCGAAGTCGAGTAAGCTGGTCCTCCACCAGGGCATTCATGGGATATAAAATCAACGCCCGTACTGCTGCATCGCGGGTTTCATGGCTTCTTTGAGGAACGCGATAAGAACGCTGCATTCGCTGTCGTTTGGTGACTTTTGGATTGCATTGATTTTGCCAATCTTCATTTTTCCACCAGTCATTGAGATGAGGAGGTTCTGAATTGGGAGCGTCCCAGTTTCTTGACTCTCGGACAAGGTAAGCAAATAAGGGCAAAAGAAAAGATTCAGTTTTCCCGGAACCCGTCCCCGCTGTAACCACAGCGTTTTGTCCTTGTAAAGCTCTGCGGAGCATTTCAACTTGGTGGCTGTAGAGTTGATAATCGCCAACCAGTCCACAACCTGCTAGTTGTTTAAATTCTGCTAAGGTCGTCTCGTCTAAGCCTGGAACGTCTTCTAAGTGTAGCTGATGGATCGTCTGACCAGAACGCTGGTATTGAGGCAGTGGCTCTAGCCAGGGTTCCTGATAAAATACACCAGGTTCCCCCAGAAGCCTTTCTCGCTCCTGTTCGATTTCAGGAAACTTAGTACCGAACGCGGTTTTAATGTAGAGTAAGAAGTTATCGCGGATTTTATCGAAAGCTCCAATGGGATCGTGCATGGGTGTTTACCTCATCATTAACTGGGTGAATGTTGGTGGCTTTTCGGTTAGATGTGATTCCAACTAAACCTTCAGATTTTGAATAGACAACTGCTGGCTCAATTTTTGTGCAATCATTTCGGCGATTTGGGGTGGGATATCTCGGAATAATTTAAACTTTTTCGTTTGAAGATTGTCGAGTTTTAAGTTTTTTATATTTTCTGCTACATATCCAGAGCAGAGAGTCAAACTCCGTTCGATGAGGCGCGGTAGAGTCGCCCCCATAGGAACCGCCACGATCCATCGTTGCGGGTCATAGACCAAAACATTCAACCCCAATGCCTTCAAAACGGCGTAGCGTCCCCAGCACTGATCTATTTCTGTAGATTTTACCTCTTTCCACAAATGATAAGTGTAAATTTTTCTTACAGGATTTTTGTATTTACACAGACGGACATAGCGATCGCTATTTGGGCTCGGATCAAAACCACAGTAAGCCGGATCGAAGGTTTCGCGCTCCCAGTTTAACTCGGGTGCGTCAGACCATTCGAGGGTCGCCAGGTAATCATCGAGGGAACCCGAAAAATGCAGCAACGACCAAGGGAGGGGAGTCTCGCTGAAGGTGATGCCAAGAGAATCGGCGATCGCCTTTAGTTCCATAATTTCACGAGCTTGAATTGCAATGCGTTGTGGCACTAATGATAACTTGCTGGTTTGGTCTGTCACCTCTAGCTTGATATGATTGCCAATAGACTGACAAATCTGATAAATTTCCTCAATAGTTTGGGGCGATCGCGCTCCTGTTAATATGGCTTGAGGAATCCCAGGTAATGGTAATCGCACCAACGCAGGAGGAGCCACATAGACCCAACTACTATTATCCCCAAATTCAAAATTACAATGTCCAAGCGCATCGAGAGCGCGAACTGTTTCCCATCGAGTTGTTTTGAATTGCTGTTCCGCAGCTTCCAATTGTCCTGGTTGTTTCAGATTTTCAGTGAGTTGGTAAAGGTTAGAAAAGACATCTTTAAAAGAAGACCCCCAAGCCATTTTCTGTTTGGCAGATACCACATACAATAAGCGATCGCCACTGGCATTGTTAACCGGGGATGAGCGCGATGTTTCCTGCGCCTTAGCTTGGATTTTTAGTCGTTTGGCAGTTTTTTGATACTGTTTCCATAAAGAGCGAATATCAGAATGTCGTTCGACCAGTAAAATTTGTTTGCGATCGCGCCACAGCATTTTTTGCCATTGGACTAAATCTCGTGGATCGGGATCCTGTGATTCTATGGGCTGAGAGGTCGCTATATTGACTCCGCAAAATTGGGCTTCATGGTACTTATCACCGACGTAGATAGTCCAGACAGGAGACCAATCAGACGGTGGATATTTGGAGTTTTTAATTTGACCCGATTCTTTGCCAATCCAAAAAATATTTGCAGTCTTCCGAATTGATGATTGAGGTTTAATGGAGGGATGAGATTCCCATGGTGGCAAATCTTCTGTGGCGGTGATAATCGCCCCTTGATTTCCCGAATCCTTAGTGGGATGCTGCAGTTGACCAAAGCGATCAAACTGTTGCTGTTCCCGAACGTCTTTCCAGGTAAAATTTTTGATTAAAGATAGCGATATCCGTCTGATTACCCTTTCCTCTTCACGAGCTTCAACAGTTGTTTTATCTTCGGAGAGTAGCTCGGTGGGTAACGTATAAAGTCCGGTTTGGCGATCGCGAATTAAAAGGCGATTTTGGCAATACACTTGCACCGTATCATCAACACCATCTAACCAAACTTGAGGCACGGCAAAATCAAAAAATTGATTACCCTTATCAAGTCGGATTCCTCCGGCAAAATTTAGCTGAATATTGTTGGGAAAGGCTAGTATGGGATATCGATCTTTCACCCAATCATCATTGCAAGCCTCTGCCACTTTATAAAAATGCCAGTTCTGAGGTAAGCCTTTGGTTATCCGTACTTTTTTAAAGTCCTTACATCCCGATGATCCCCACTGCTCAATTTGTTCACGGCAACTTTGATGGACTCCCAAATAAAAGGGAGTTCCTTTTGTCAATTGTCGCACTTCTACCAGACCCGGCAGCCCCAGCCTGCTTCCCGTCACGAAAATGCGGATGGGAGATGCAGGCAGCTTAAAAGACCATTGCTTATCTAGCGATCGCATCCGTAAGCCCTGACTCCAATCAACCCGAGAAGCGTCAAATGATTTTCCATTGGAGTCGGAAATAATAGATGACCAGTTCTGATCGTGTTCATAACAAGAAAAATCACCATCTGGATTATTCTCGAAATGCAACAACAGGTCATCTTCCGGAAATTCATGTTTGGTTTGGCAACGTAGAGTAATTCTTACATTTTCTGCAACCTCATCGAGTTGGCAACATAAAACTAAGTGACCCAAAATCTGCTGATGGCCATTTGCTGATATAATTTCTGCTGTTCCATCCCAGTTCCGCAACTCATCTATGATTCTTGCGATCAGTTCTTGACGGAAATTGTTACTGCTTGAATGAGATTTTAAGGATGTGAGTGTCCGTTTTCGCAAAAGCCGATTTCCATGTTGAATTATCAACAGTCTTATCTC includes:
- a CDS encoding DEAD/DEAH box helicase, which gives rise to MHDPIGAFDKIRDNFLLYIKTAFGTKFPEIEQERERLLGEPGVFYQEPWLEPLPQYQRSGQTIHQLHLEDVPGLDETTLAEFKQLAGCGLVGDYQLYSHQVEMLRRALQGQNAVVTAGTGSGKTESFLLPLFAYLVRESRNWDAPNSEPPHLNDWWKNEDWQNQCNPKVTKRQRMQRSYRVPQRSHETRDAAVRALILYPMNALVEDQLTRLRRALDSESAREWLKQHRNGNRIYFGRYNGVTPVPGHELKEKGNPNKDKIDKLVDEMKQLELSAKAADEHDRETGNGEVRFFFPRLDGAEMRCRWDMQDEPPDILITNYSMLSIMLMRDVDKDIFEKTKEWLKKDDSVFHLIVDELHLYRGTSGTEVAYLLRLLLQRLGLHPGHPKLRILASSASLEPNDPESLEFLSQFFGTEWHSEQIIPGSLEEIPTIEGDYLLCPEPFIALAESSKSNNIDNTIEEEIRQFPEYEQCRSIIESESTSVRARMLHGCTKSEQTRAVSIDCFAQGIFGNHLDPQMRRQAARGLLMARGLYNGSISLPSFRLHWFFRNIEGLWACVKPNYDCHENECSENRPIGRLYVENPPILCDRYRVLELLRCEQCGTVFLGGNRLTLPNNEGWELLPTEPDIEGIPDRQAAKLVERRTYPEYAVFWPSRDIDKDVSARRLGVK